Proteins from a single region of Dasypus novemcinctus isolate mDasNov1 chromosome 16, mDasNov1.1.hap2, whole genome shotgun sequence:
- the SKOR2 gene encoding LOW QUALITY PROTEIN: SKI family transcriptional corepressor 2 (The sequence of the model RefSeq protein was modified relative to this genomic sequence to represent the inferred CDS: inserted 2 bases in 1 codon), giving the protein MASSPLPGPNDILLASPSSAFQPDALSQPRPGHANLKPNQVGQVILYGIPIVSLVIDGQERLCLAQISNTLLKNFSYNEIHNRRVALGITCVQCTPVQLEILRRAGAMPISSRRCGMITKREAERLCKSFLGENRPPKLPDNFAFDVSHECAWGCRGSFIPARYNSSRAKCIKCSYCNMYFSPNKFIFHSHRTPDAKYTQPDAANFNSWRRHLKLTDKSPQDELVFAWEDVKAMFNGGSRKRALPQPGAHPACHPLSSVKAAAVAAAAAVAGGGGLLGPHLLGAPPPPPPPPPLAELAGAPHAHHKRPRFDDDDDSLQEAAVVAAASLSAAAASLSVAAAAGGAGAGAGSSGGGCVTGVGAGPGAAAGAKGPRSYPVIPVPSKGSFGGVLQKFPGCGGLFPHPYTFPAAAAAFGLCHKKENDGAAAEVLGGAGGGXGATPKAGLSGLFWPAGRKDAFYPPFCMFWPPRTPGGLPVPTYLQPPPQPPSALGCALGDSPALLRQAFLDLAEPGGAGGSAEAAPQPGQPPPVVANCRGSGPPPPAGSAGARDALFESPPGGSGGDCSAGSTPPADPGSTSGAGASVAAAGPAGARVPAPHHPHLLEGRKAGGGGGYHHSSAFRPVGGKDDAESLAKLHGASAGAPHPAPAHHHHHHHHPHHHHHHHPAQPPSPLLLLPPQPDEPGSERHHPAPPPPPPPPPPLAPQPHHRGLLSPGGTSCSYPSEDSSEDEDDEEEEQEVDVEGHKPPEGEEEEEEGRDPDDDEEEDEETRVLLGDPLVGGGRFLHGRGLSEKASSRDRAPAAAGAFPLALNSSRLLQEDAKLSDPGGAALTPPPPPPLAPQKASGGGSSSPGSPVHHPSLEEQPSYKDNQKTKENNQVILSTKEDNSFSDKNKEHSFFITESEASGGDFWRERPGEHTQETNSPNSLKKDVENMGKEELQKVLFEQIDLRRRLEQEFQVLKGSTSFPVFNNFQDQMKRELAYREEMVQQLQIIPYAASLIRKEKLGAHLSKS; this is encoded by the exons ATGGCTTCCAGCCCACTGCCTGGGCCCAACGACATCCTGCTGGCGTCGCCGTCGAGCGCCTTCCAGCCCGATGCGCTGAGTCAGCCGCGGCCGGGCCACGCCAACCTCAAACCCAACCAGGTGGGCCAGGTGATCCTCTACGGCATTCCCATCGTTTCGTTGGTGATCGACGGGCAGGAGCGCCTGTGTCTGGCGCAAATCTCCAACACCCTGCTCAAGAACTTCAGCTACAACGAGATCCACAACCGCCGCGTGGCGCTGGGCATCACGTGCGTGCAGTGCACGCCGGTGCAGCTGGAGATCCTGCGGCGCGCCGGGGCTATGCCCATCTCCTCGCGCCGCTGCGGCATGATCACCAAGCGTGAGGCCGAGCGCCTGTGCAAATCGTTCCTGGGCGAAAACCGGCCGCCCAAGCTGCCGGACAACTTCGCCTTCGACGTGTCGCACGAGTGCGCCTGGGGTTGCCGCGGCAGCTTCATCCCCGCGCGCTACAACAGTTCCCGCGCCAAGTGCATCAAGTGCAGCTACTGCAACATGTACTTCTCGCCCAACAAGTTCATCTTCCACTCTCACCGCACGCCCGACGCCAAGTACACTCAGCCCGACGCTGCCAACTTCAACTCGTGGCGCCGCCATCTCAAGCTCACCGACAAGAGCCCCCAGGACGAGCTCGTCTTCGCCTGGGAGGACGTCAAGGCCATGTTCAACGGCGGCAGCCGCAAGCGCGCGCTGCCCCAGCCGGGCGCTCACCCCGCCTGCCACCCGCTCAGCTCCGTTAAGGCGGccgcggtggcggcggcggcggctgtggccgggggcggggggctgctgGGCCCGCACTTGCTGGgggcgccgccgcccccgccgccgccgccgcccctcgcAGAGCTGGCGGGCGCGCCGCACGCCCATCACAAGAGGCCGCGCTTCGACGACGACGACGACTCGCTGCAGGAGGCTGCTGTCGTGGCCGCCGCCAGCCTCTCGGCAGCGGCCGCCAGCCTCTCGGTAGCCGCGGCCGCGGGGGGCGCCGGGGCGGGCGCGGGCAGCTCCGGGGGCGGCTGCGTGACCGGCGTCGGCGCCGGGCCTGGCGCGGCGGCTGGCGCCAAAGGTCCCCGCAGCTACCCAGTTATCCCCGTGCCCAGCAAGGGCTCGTTCGGGGGCGTGTTGCAGAAGTTCCCGGGCTGTGGGGGGCTCTTTCCGCACCCTTACACCTTCCCGGCCGCAGCCGCCGCCTTTGGACTGTGCCACAAGAAAGAGAACGACGGCGCCGCGGCCGAGGTCCTGGGGGGCGCCGGCGGCGG GGGCGCGACGCCCAAGGCTGGCTTGTCGGGCCTCTTCTGGCCTGCGGGCCGCAAGGACGCCTTCTACCCGCCCTTCTGCATGTTCTGGCCTCCGCGGACCCCCGGTGGGCTGCCCGTGCCCACCTACCTGCAGCCCCCGCCGCAGCCGCCCTCGGCGCTCGGCTGCGCGCTGGGCGACAGCCCGGCCCTGCTGCGCCAGGCCTTCCTGGACCTGGCCGAGCCCGGCGGCGCGGGCGGGAGCGCCGAGGCCGCGCCTCAGCCGGGCCAGCCGCCTCCGGTGGTGGCCAACTGCCGGGGCTCcggcccgccgccgcccgcgggcAGCGCCGGGGCTCGCGACGCGCTCTTCGAGTCGCCCCCGGGCGGCAGCGGCGGGGACTGCAGCGCGGGCTCCACGCCCCCAGCGGACCCGGGCAGCACGTCGGGGGCCGGCGCCTCGGTGGCCGCGGCTGGCCCCGCGGGCGCCCGGGTGCCCGCGCCCCACCACCCGCACCTCCTGGAGGGGCGCaaggcgggcggcggcggcggctacCACCACTCGAGCGCCTTCCGGCCGGTGGGCGGCAAGGACGACGCGGAGAGCCTGGCCAAGCTGCACGGGGCGTCGGCGGGCGCGCCGCACCCGGCCCCCgcgcaccaccaccaccaccaccaccacccgcaccaccaccaccaccaccaccccgcGCAGCCGCCGtcgccgctgctgctgctgcctccGCAGCCCGACGAGCCGGGCTCGGAGCGTCACCAcccggccccgccgccgcccccgccgccgccgcccccgctgGCTCCGCAGCCGCACCACCGAGGCCTTCTGTCCCCCGGGGGCACCAGCTGCAGCTACCCCAGTGAGGACAGCTCGGAGGACGAGGACGACgaggaagaggagcaggaggTGGATGTGGAGGGCCACAAGCCCCCCGAGggcgaggaagaggaggaggaaggtcGAGACCCCGACGACGACGAGGAGGAAGACGAGGAGACGCGGGTCCTGCTCGGGGACCCCTTAGTCGGGGGCGGCCGGTTCCTCCACGGCCGAGGGCTGTCGGAGAAGGCGAGCAGCAGGGACCGCGCGCCGGCCGCCGCGGGCGCTTTCCCGCTCGCGCTGAACTCCTCCAGGCTGCTGCAGGAGGACGCGAAACTGAGTGACCCCGGCGGCGCGGCCCtgaccccgcccccgcccccacccctggcccccCAGAAAGCGAGCGGTGGAGGGAGCAGCAGCCCGGGCAGCCCTGTCCACCATCCATCACTGGAGGAGCAGCCCTCCTACAAAGAT AATCAGAAAACCAAGGAAAATAACCAAGTTATTTTGTCTACAAAGGAAGACAACAGCTTTTCAg ATAAGAACAAGGAACATAGCTTTTTCATCACAGAATCTGAGGCTTCCGGAGGAGATTTTTGGAGAGAAAGACCAG